In the genome of Mycobacterium kansasii ATCC 12478, one region contains:
- a CDS encoding PE family protein encodes MTYMITQPDTLTAAAASVAEIRSAIGSANAATVASTTGVIAAARDEVSELIASLFRAYGQECQAVMTQAGAFHDAFAQSLATAATSYAQAEAANAATVTEALAAISSPVRAMLGGAAPLTSAVPSAAAVNTLVMGGSGNPIPSIDFVNNIVSRYIAPFFPVDPNFVQSLFTPEGFYIDTGIKTLPLNVSVAQGVTILTNTLVGTNPPYAGLLTSGNTVNVSGESQSAMIASLVMRSLNPTNSGAAGSPYFNNLNFSLVGNPMNPNGGLFERFVGLSLPSLGIEMYGATPDNAFPTKIFTIEYDGAADFPRYPINVLADLNAFMGIQSLHGQYATLTPEQLATAIPLTNTVGPTSTSYYMIPTQNLPLLDPVRAIPFVGKPIADLVQPNLRYLVNWGYGDPAYGWSTSPPNVPTPFGVLPPLSATTSLPGYLAIGTQQGISAFMNDISAGIATFPDLPALLATPLGAAGSPSLLSGLSPAAFSPTDFIHFLQSTNTTVTNFITRTAANTYAALLPTADIANAILTTVPSYNVNLFLSGLEQALNGDPAGGLVYAFGAPIAADIALGTLLAGFQLRSLLGVTSQLI; translated from the coding sequence ATGACCTACATGATCACGCAGCCGGACACCTTGACGGCCGCTGCGGCATCTGTGGCGGAAATCCGCTCGGCGATCGGCTCCGCCAACGCGGCCACGGTGGCCTCGACAACCGGGGTGATAGCTGCGGCGCGCGACGAGGTATCGGAACTCATCGCAAGCCTGTTCCGGGCGTACGGCCAGGAATGCCAAGCCGTCATGACGCAAGCTGGCGCGTTTCACGACGCGTTCGCACAGTCATTGGCCACAGCAGCCACTTCCTACGCGCAGGCCGAGGCTGCTAATGCAGCCACAGTGACGGAGGCGCTGGCCGCCATCAGCTCACCCGTCCGTGCGATGCTGGGCGGCGCCGCGCCCCTGACGTCCGCGGTTCCCTCGGCGGCAGCGGTGAACACCCTGGTCATGGGTGGCAGTGGGAACCCGATTCCTTCGATTGATTTTGTCAACAACATCGTCTCGAGGTACATCGCACCCTTTTTCCCGGTCGATCCGAACTTCGTACAGAGCCTTTTCACACCGGAGGGGTTCTATATCGACACCGGAATCAAGACTTTGCCCCTCAACGTGTCGGTGGCTCAGGGCGTCACCATCCTGACCAACACGCTCGTCGGCACAAACCCCCCCTACGCAGGGCTATTGACCAGCGGAAACACCGTCAACGTGTCGGGCGAATCGCAGAGCGCCATGATCGCGTCACTGGTCATGCGGTCGCTGAATCCCACCAATTCGGGGGCCGCCGGAAGCCCGTACTTCAATAATTTGAACTTTTCGCTGGTCGGTAATCCGATGAACCCCAACGGAGGTCTGTTCGAGCGTTTCGTCGGGCTCAGTCTCCCAAGCCTGGGGATCGAAATGTACGGCGCAACACCGGACAATGCCTTCCCGACCAAGATCTTCACGATCGAATACGACGGCGCCGCCGACTTTCCCCGATACCCGATCAATGTCCTGGCGGACCTCAACGCCTTCATGGGTATCCAATCCCTACACGGCCAGTATGCGACGCTCACCCCCGAGCAGCTTGCTACAGCTATTCCGTTGACCAACACCGTGGGCCCCACCTCGACCAGCTACTACATGATTCCCACCCAAAATTTGCCGCTCCTGGACCCGGTGCGGGCAATCCCATTCGTCGGTAAGCCGATCGCGGATTTGGTCCAGCCGAACTTGAGGTATCTGGTCAACTGGGGCTACGGGGATCCCGCCTATGGCTGGTCGACCTCGCCGCCGAATGTGCCCACACCGTTCGGAGTGCTGCCGCCACTCAGCGCCACCACTTCCCTACCCGGCTACTTGGCTATCGGAACCCAGCAGGGAATCAGCGCGTTCATGAACGACATCAGCGCCGGGATAGCGACGTTTCCGGACCTACCCGCGCTGCTGGCGACTCCACTGGGCGCGGCCGGCTCACCGTCGTTGCTGTCCGGGCTCTCGCCGGCGGCGTTCTCCCCGACCGACTTCATCCACTTCCTGCAGTCAACGAACACGACTGTCACCAATTTCATTACCAGGACGGCTGCAAACACCTACGCCGCTTTGCTTCCGACAGCCGACATCGCGAATGCAATCCTCACCACGGTGCCGTCGTACAACGTCAACCTGTTCCTCAGCGGGTTGGAACAAGCACTCAACGGCGACCCCGCCGGTGGGCTGGTCTATGCGTTCGGCGCTCCCATAGCGGCTGACATCGCGTTGGGCACCCTCTTGGCTGGTTTCCAACTCAGGTCGCTCTTGGGAGTCACCAGTCAGCTTATCTAG
- a CDS encoding class I adenylate-forming enzyme family protein gives MSRAQPIGSSATPNPLADGIPFGTRLQDLAEQRSDDAALTTVAPDGSTRTLTFAELDARANQWARALDASGAQIGSLVAIAIPNSVHLILTVLGCWKIGAVPVPMHWDLPEWERNRVLDVIDAAVVIDERSRWELEVRATVESESPLPEAVSPTAHGICSSGSTGVPKVILNLAPSLWTPQHSEPFLSAWTSVAQPQTILVPAPMYHTNGFATLHFLLGGDHLVVLEKFDAARVVDTVEQYRITNFTATPTMLKRIAAVPDISRRDLSSIDFILQGAAVMPPTLLHTWFELLSPEQIVMAYGMTENLGLTALRGDEWLTHQGSVGRGFRDTEIRILDADQQPLGPGEQGEVYLRAPMSAGYRYLGGAPPLPSTEDGFRSAGDIGHLDEDGYLYITDRRADMIITGGANVFPAEVESALAGHPDIADVVVIGISDPHWGRRVHAVVQAAAPLTEEQVIDYAKNRLAPYKVPKTVEFVDRIPRTAATKVNRSAMIAARGG, from the coding sequence ATGAGCCGCGCCCAACCCATCGGATCCTCGGCCACCCCGAACCCGCTGGCCGACGGCATCCCATTCGGAACCAGACTGCAGGATCTGGCCGAGCAGCGAAGCGACGACGCGGCCCTGACCACCGTCGCGCCCGACGGCAGCACCCGCACGCTGACCTTTGCCGAACTCGACGCCCGGGCCAATCAATGGGCGCGGGCGCTGGACGCGAGTGGCGCCCAGATAGGTTCTCTGGTCGCCATCGCGATCCCCAATTCGGTGCACCTCATACTGACCGTACTGGGCTGCTGGAAGATCGGTGCGGTTCCCGTTCCCATGCACTGGGACCTACCCGAGTGGGAGCGAAACCGGGTGCTGGACGTGATCGACGCCGCCGTGGTGATCGACGAGAGGAGCCGCTGGGAACTGGAAGTGCGCGCCACCGTCGAGTCGGAAAGCCCACTGCCCGAAGCTGTTTCACCCACTGCCCATGGAATTTGCAGCAGCGGGTCAACCGGTGTGCCCAAGGTGATCCTCAACCTGGCGCCGTCGCTGTGGACGCCTCAGCACAGCGAGCCGTTCTTGTCGGCATGGACATCGGTGGCTCAGCCGCAGACCATACTGGTGCCCGCGCCGATGTACCACACCAACGGCTTTGCCACCCTGCACTTCCTGTTGGGCGGCGATCATTTGGTGGTGCTGGAAAAGTTCGATGCCGCGCGGGTGGTCGACACCGTCGAGCAATACCGGATCACCAACTTCACGGCCACCCCGACCATGCTCAAGCGCATCGCCGCGGTTCCCGACATTAGTCGGCGCGACTTGTCCAGCATCGACTTCATCTTGCAGGGCGCCGCAGTAATGCCGCCCACGCTGCTGCACACCTGGTTCGAGTTACTGAGCCCGGAACAGATTGTGATGGCCTACGGCATGACCGAAAATCTCGGGCTCACCGCCCTGCGCGGCGACGAATGGCTGACGCATCAGGGCAGCGTCGGCCGCGGCTTCCGGGACACCGAGATCCGCATCCTGGACGCCGATCAGCAGCCACTGGGCCCCGGCGAGCAGGGCGAGGTGTATTTGCGCGCGCCGATGAGCGCGGGATACCGCTATCTTGGTGGCGCGCCGCCACTTCCGTCGACCGAAGACGGGTTTCGGTCCGCCGGCGACATCGGTCACCTAGACGAGGATGGCTACCTCTACATCACCGACCGTCGCGCCGACATGATCATCACCGGCGGCGCCAACGTCTTTCCCGCCGAGGTCGAGTCCGCGCTGGCGGGGCACCCCGACATCGCCGACGTCGTGGTCATCGGCATCTCGGACCCGCACTGGGGACGCCGGGTCCATGCCGTAGTGCAAGCCGCGGCGCCGCTGACCGAAGAACAGGTGATTGATTACGCCAAGAACCGGCTCGCCCCCTACAAGGTGCCCAAGACGGTGGAATTCGTCGATCGGATTCCCCGCACGGCGGCTACCAAGGTCAATCGCTCGGCCATGATCGCCGCCCGGGGCGGCTGA